From the Desulfobacterales bacterium genome, the window ACTCACGAAAACAGACCATCCTCCTGGATGCCAGAAATATCGTAAAATACTACCCCATTCATGGCTGCGTGTTTATGAAAGAAGTCGCAGCCGTAAAGGCGGTGGACGATGTCAGTCTGACCATCCGTGAGGGCGAAACGTTAGGCCTGGTGGGAGAATCGGGCTGCGGCAAGACCACCTTCGGCCGCACCGTTTTGCGGCTGGAGGAGCCCACGTCCGGAGAAATCTACTTTGAAGGCGAAAATATTCTGACATATGATCCGGAGCAGATGCGGGCGCTCAGAAGAAAAATGCAGATCATCTTTCAGGACCCCTTTTCTTCCCTTAATCCTAGAAAAACCGTGTCCCATATTGTCGGGTACCCTTTGCTGATTCATGGCGGACTAAGCAAACCGGAAAGGGAAAAAAAGGTGCTGGAATTACTTGAGGTGGTGGGGCTTCGCAAAGAACATATGCGGCGCTACCCCCATCAGTTTTCAGGGGGGCAGCGCCAGCGCATCGGGGTGGCGCGGGCCCTGGCGCTCAACCCCAAGCTGATCATCTGCGATGAACCGGTTTCGGCCCTGGATGTGTCCATCCAGGCCCAGGTGATCAACCTGCTCAAGGACCTTCAGGAGGAGTTCGGGCTGACCTATCTGTTTATCTCTCACAATCTGTCGGTGGTGGAACACGTCAGCGACCGGGTGGCGGTCATGTATCTGGGCAAGCTCGCCGAGTTGGCCGACAGTCAGACACTTTATCGAACGCCGCTGCACCCCTACACCCGGGCGCTTCTGTCCGCATCGCCGGTGCCTGATCCGACGCTGACGCGCAAGCGCTTGATCATTAAGGGCGATGTGCCCAGTCCCATCAATCCGCCCCCGGGCTGCCGGTTTCACACGCGCTGCGATTTTGTGAACGCACGCTGTAAA encodes:
- a CDS encoding dipeptide ABC transporter ATP-binding protein, with amino-acid sequence MPDSRKQTILLDARNIVKYYPIHGCVFMKEVAAVKAVDDVSLTIREGETLGLVGESGCGKTTFGRTVLRLEEPTSGEIYFEGENILTYDPEQMRALRRKMQIIFQDPFSSLNPRKTVSHIVGYPLLIHGGLSKPEREKKVLELLEVVGLRKEHMRRYPHQFSGGQRQRIGVARALALNPKLIICDEPVSALDVSIQAQVINLLKDLQEEFGLTYLFISHNLSVVEHVSDRVAVMYLGKLAELADSQTLYRTPLHPYTRALLSASPVPDPTLTRKRLIIKGDVPSPINPPPGCRFHTRCDFVNARCKAEIPMLIPHPSGSQVACHAVEENRI